In the Quercus lobata isolate SW786 chromosome 5, ValleyOak3.0 Primary Assembly, whole genome shotgun sequence genome, one interval contains:
- the LOC115992315 gene encoding uncharacterized protein LOC115992315 isoform X2 — protein sequence METVVGVEGNDEGKVEETGVEKSSSALSSPKQIADPVVYKLVRVEGDGRLVPATDDELMEVEDFLEDDKTEMHDVADSGQTVGHISDEGASSEKTQLESTEGLLKLENSEADAGKLNARHEEIIPSSAPILNDNNINQSGTTVECPKPLEKTIENVSSTSAIPTSSSSKPDFSKLNGEICLDKLSIRELHEVFKATFGRETTVKDKQWLKRRIAMGLTNSCDVSTTTFTIKDNKLVTKGEEEFNKNVDGSFTQDPEVGATDVNSKGSPASHGSQMEDHQTASGKKLRSHSLELDSGSEHLHIEQGAAKRIRKPTRRYIEELSEVESKDYSQRLITSPKNAVPGQTSPKSSVRPVRNVPSEGRIVVTRLDSLGGSGVQVPYVSRVRRSRPRKNVMALMFFSEVEKDRQRSVMGRFERGENLGLTQADSSGDNSDDNVVTVPTAKGGMRRKHHRAWTLVEVMKLVEGVSKCGAGRWSEIKRLAFSSYSYRTSVDLKDKWRNLLKASFAQTPPDDGLNSRKPTSMPIPESILLRVRELAEMNAQVPTSISSTKPIMGSRNLHETRSGYL from the exons ATGGAAACAGTGGTTGGAGTTGAGGGAAATGATGAAGGGAAGGTTGAGGAAACTGGGGTTGAGAAGAGTAGCTCTGCCCTTTCTTCACCAAAGCAGATTGCTGACCCAGTTGTCTACAAACTTGTCCGG GTTGAAGGAGATGGGAGATTAGTGCCTGCCACAGATGATGAATTAATGGAGGTTGAGGATTTTCTTGAAGATGACAAGACTGAAATGCATGATGTTGCTGACAGTGGGCAGACTGTAGGGCACATATCTGACGAAGGGGCATCCTCTGAGAAGACTCAATTAGAGAGCACAGAAG GTTTGTTAAAGTTGGAGAACTCAGAAGCTGATGCTGGTAAATTAAATGCACGGCATGAG GAAATCATTCCCTCATCAGCGCCAATTTTGAATGACAACAATATCAATCAATCTGGAACCACCGTGGAGTGCCCTAAACCTCTAGAGAAAACGATAGAAAATGTATCATCAACTTCTGCTATCCCTACTAGTTCTAGCTCAAAGCCTGATTTTTCCAAGTTAAATGGTGAAATTTGCTTGGATAAACTATCAATTAGAGAGCTCCATGAAGTATTTAAGGCAACATTTGGGCGAGAGACTACTGTCAAAGACAAGCAGTGGCTTAAAAGGAGGATTGCCATGGGATTGACTAATTCTTGTGATGTATCAACCACAACTTTTACGATTAAAGATAATAAGCTAGTGACGAAAGGCGAAGAAGAATTCAATAAGAATGTGGATGGTTCCTTCACCCAGGATCCAGAAGTTGGAGCAACAGATGTTAACAGCAAAGGTTCACCAGCTAGTCATGGTAGCCAAATGGAAGATCATCAAACTGCTTCaggcaaaaaattgagaagCCATAGTTTAGAACTTGATAGTGGAAGTGAGCATCTTCACATAGAACAGGGAGCTGCCAAAAGAATTCGGAAGCCCACCCGGCGATATATTGAAGAATTATCCGAAGTAGAATCTAAAGATTATAGCCAAAGGTTGATTACTTCACCTAAGAATGCTGTACCTGGACAGACGTCTCCAAAATCTTCTGTCAGGCCTGTTAGAAATGTCCCTTCAGAAGGGAGAATTGTTGTAACCAGGTTGGACTCTCTTGGAGGATCTGGTGTTCAGGTTCCTTATGTTTCTCGGGTCCGAAGAAGCCGGCCAAGGAAAAACGTCATGGCTCTTATG TTTTTTTCTGAAGTAGAGAAAGATAGGCAGCGGTCAGTAATGGGCAGATTTGAACGGGGAGAAAATTTGGGGCTGACACAGGCAGATTCGTCTGGGGATAATTCAGATGATAATGTGGTAACTGTTCCCACAGCAAAAGGTGGAATGAGAAGGAAACATCATCGAGCTTGGACTCTTGTTGAGGTTATGAAATTGGTTGAGGGTGTATCCAAGTGTGGAGCTGGGAGGTGGTCTGAGATCAAACGACTGGCTTTTTCATCCTATTCATACCGCACATCTGTTGATCTTAAG GACAAGTGGAGGAACCTACTAAAAGCTAGCTTTGCCCAGACTCCTCCAGATGATGGG TTGAACTCCCGGAAGCCTACTTCAATGCCCATCCCCGAATCAATTCTGCTAAGAGTAAGAGAGCTTGCTGAGATGAATGCACAGGTTCCTACAAGTATCAGCTCAACCAAACCAATAATGGGTAGTAGAAATTTGCACGAAACAAGATCTGGGTACTTGTAA
- the LOC115992315 gene encoding uncharacterized protein LOC115992315 isoform X1, which yields METVVGVEGNDEGKVEETGVEKSSSALSSPKQIADPVVYKLVRVEGDGRLVPATDDELMEVEDFLEDDKTEMHDVADSGQTVGHISDEGASSEKTQLESTEGLLKLENSEADAGKLNARHEEIIPSSAPILNDNNINQSGTTVECPKPLEKTIENVSSTSAIPTSSSSKPDFSKLNGEICLDKLSIRELHEVFKATFGRETTVKDKQWLKRRIAMGLTNSCDVSTTTFTIKDNKLVTKGEEEFNKNVDGSFTQDPEVGATDVNSKGSPASHGSQMEDHQTASGKKLRSHSLELDSGSEHLHIEQGAAKRIRKPTRRYIEELSEVESKDYSQRLITSPKNAVPGQTSPKSSVRPVRNVPSEGRIVVTRLDSLGGSGVQVPYVSRVRRSRPRKNVMALMKFNPSSMGMAAKLVKKALGVHNSQTDDNKRDKVLKKRSSAEQIQQPFFSEVEKDRQRSVMGRFERGENLGLTQADSSGDNSDDNVVTVPTAKGGMRRKHHRAWTLVEVMKLVEGVSKCGAGRWSEIKRLAFSSYSYRTSVDLKDKWRNLLKASFAQTPPDDGLNSRKPTSMPIPESILLRVRELAEMNAQVPTSISSTKPIMGSRNLHETRSGYL from the exons ATGGAAACAGTGGTTGGAGTTGAGGGAAATGATGAAGGGAAGGTTGAGGAAACTGGGGTTGAGAAGAGTAGCTCTGCCCTTTCTTCACCAAAGCAGATTGCTGACCCAGTTGTCTACAAACTTGTCCGG GTTGAAGGAGATGGGAGATTAGTGCCTGCCACAGATGATGAATTAATGGAGGTTGAGGATTTTCTTGAAGATGACAAGACTGAAATGCATGATGTTGCTGACAGTGGGCAGACTGTAGGGCACATATCTGACGAAGGGGCATCCTCTGAGAAGACTCAATTAGAGAGCACAGAAG GTTTGTTAAAGTTGGAGAACTCAGAAGCTGATGCTGGTAAATTAAATGCACGGCATGAG GAAATCATTCCCTCATCAGCGCCAATTTTGAATGACAACAATATCAATCAATCTGGAACCACCGTGGAGTGCCCTAAACCTCTAGAGAAAACGATAGAAAATGTATCATCAACTTCTGCTATCCCTACTAGTTCTAGCTCAAAGCCTGATTTTTCCAAGTTAAATGGTGAAATTTGCTTGGATAAACTATCAATTAGAGAGCTCCATGAAGTATTTAAGGCAACATTTGGGCGAGAGACTACTGTCAAAGACAAGCAGTGGCTTAAAAGGAGGATTGCCATGGGATTGACTAATTCTTGTGATGTATCAACCACAACTTTTACGATTAAAGATAATAAGCTAGTGACGAAAGGCGAAGAAGAATTCAATAAGAATGTGGATGGTTCCTTCACCCAGGATCCAGAAGTTGGAGCAACAGATGTTAACAGCAAAGGTTCACCAGCTAGTCATGGTAGCCAAATGGAAGATCATCAAACTGCTTCaggcaaaaaattgagaagCCATAGTTTAGAACTTGATAGTGGAAGTGAGCATCTTCACATAGAACAGGGAGCTGCCAAAAGAATTCGGAAGCCCACCCGGCGATATATTGAAGAATTATCCGAAGTAGAATCTAAAGATTATAGCCAAAGGTTGATTACTTCACCTAAGAATGCTGTACCTGGACAGACGTCTCCAAAATCTTCTGTCAGGCCTGTTAGAAATGTCCCTTCAGAAGGGAGAATTGTTGTAACCAGGTTGGACTCTCTTGGAGGATCTGGTGTTCAGGTTCCTTATGTTTCTCGGGTCCGAAGAAGCCGGCCAAGGAAAAACGTCATGGCTCTTATG AAATTCAATCCAAGTAGCATGGGCATGGCAGCTAAACTAGTAAAGAAGGCCCTTGGTGTACATAATTCTCAAACAGATGATAATAAGAGGgacaaagttttgaaaaagagATCTTCTGCAGAACAGATTCAGCAGCCG TTTTTTTCTGAAGTAGAGAAAGATAGGCAGCGGTCAGTAATGGGCAGATTTGAACGGGGAGAAAATTTGGGGCTGACACAGGCAGATTCGTCTGGGGATAATTCAGATGATAATGTGGTAACTGTTCCCACAGCAAAAGGTGGAATGAGAAGGAAACATCATCGAGCTTGGACTCTTGTTGAGGTTATGAAATTGGTTGAGGGTGTATCCAAGTGTGGAGCTGGGAGGTGGTCTGAGATCAAACGACTGGCTTTTTCATCCTATTCATACCGCACATCTGTTGATCTTAAG GACAAGTGGAGGAACCTACTAAAAGCTAGCTTTGCCCAGACTCCTCCAGATGATGGG TTGAACTCCCGGAAGCCTACTTCAATGCCCATCCCCGAATCAATTCTGCTAAGAGTAAGAGAGCTTGCTGAGATGAATGCACAGGTTCCTACAAGTATCAGCTCAACCAAACCAATAATGGGTAGTAGAAATTTGCACGAAACAAGATCTGGGTACTTGTAA
- the LOC115992315 gene encoding uncharacterized protein LOC115992315 isoform X3, producing MEVEDFLEDDKTEMHDVADSGQTVGHISDEGASSEKTQLESTEGLLKLENSEADAGKLNARHEEIIPSSAPILNDNNINQSGTTVECPKPLEKTIENVSSTSAIPTSSSSKPDFSKLNGEICLDKLSIRELHEVFKATFGRETTVKDKQWLKRRIAMGLTNSCDVSTTTFTIKDNKLVTKGEEEFNKNVDGSFTQDPEVGATDVNSKGSPASHGSQMEDHQTASGKKLRSHSLELDSGSEHLHIEQGAAKRIRKPTRRYIEELSEVESKDYSQRLITSPKNAVPGQTSPKSSVRPVRNVPSEGRIVVTRLDSLGGSGVQVPYVSRVRRSRPRKNVMALMKFNPSSMGMAAKLVKKALGVHNSQTDDNKRDKVLKKRSSAEQIQQPFFSEVEKDRQRSVMGRFERGENLGLTQADSSGDNSDDNVVTVPTAKGGMRRKHHRAWTLVEVMKLVEGVSKCGAGRWSEIKRLAFSSYSYRTSVDLKDKWRNLLKASFAQTPPDDGLNSRKPTSMPIPESILLRVRELAEMNAQVPTSISSTKPIMGSRNLHETRSGYL from the exons ATGGAGGTTGAGGATTTTCTTGAAGATGACAAGACTGAAATGCATGATGTTGCTGACAGTGGGCAGACTGTAGGGCACATATCTGACGAAGGGGCATCCTCTGAGAAGACTCAATTAGAGAGCACAGAAG GTTTGTTAAAGTTGGAGAACTCAGAAGCTGATGCTGGTAAATTAAATGCACGGCATGAG GAAATCATTCCCTCATCAGCGCCAATTTTGAATGACAACAATATCAATCAATCTGGAACCACCGTGGAGTGCCCTAAACCTCTAGAGAAAACGATAGAAAATGTATCATCAACTTCTGCTATCCCTACTAGTTCTAGCTCAAAGCCTGATTTTTCCAAGTTAAATGGTGAAATTTGCTTGGATAAACTATCAATTAGAGAGCTCCATGAAGTATTTAAGGCAACATTTGGGCGAGAGACTACTGTCAAAGACAAGCAGTGGCTTAAAAGGAGGATTGCCATGGGATTGACTAATTCTTGTGATGTATCAACCACAACTTTTACGATTAAAGATAATAAGCTAGTGACGAAAGGCGAAGAAGAATTCAATAAGAATGTGGATGGTTCCTTCACCCAGGATCCAGAAGTTGGAGCAACAGATGTTAACAGCAAAGGTTCACCAGCTAGTCATGGTAGCCAAATGGAAGATCATCAAACTGCTTCaggcaaaaaattgagaagCCATAGTTTAGAACTTGATAGTGGAAGTGAGCATCTTCACATAGAACAGGGAGCTGCCAAAAGAATTCGGAAGCCCACCCGGCGATATATTGAAGAATTATCCGAAGTAGAATCTAAAGATTATAGCCAAAGGTTGATTACTTCACCTAAGAATGCTGTACCTGGACAGACGTCTCCAAAATCTTCTGTCAGGCCTGTTAGAAATGTCCCTTCAGAAGGGAGAATTGTTGTAACCAGGTTGGACTCTCTTGGAGGATCTGGTGTTCAGGTTCCTTATGTTTCTCGGGTCCGAAGAAGCCGGCCAAGGAAAAACGTCATGGCTCTTATG AAATTCAATCCAAGTAGCATGGGCATGGCAGCTAAACTAGTAAAGAAGGCCCTTGGTGTACATAATTCTCAAACAGATGATAATAAGAGGgacaaagttttgaaaaagagATCTTCTGCAGAACAGATTCAGCAGCCG TTTTTTTCTGAAGTAGAGAAAGATAGGCAGCGGTCAGTAATGGGCAGATTTGAACGGGGAGAAAATTTGGGGCTGACACAGGCAGATTCGTCTGGGGATAATTCAGATGATAATGTGGTAACTGTTCCCACAGCAAAAGGTGGAATGAGAAGGAAACATCATCGAGCTTGGACTCTTGTTGAGGTTATGAAATTGGTTGAGGGTGTATCCAAGTGTGGAGCTGGGAGGTGGTCTGAGATCAAACGACTGGCTTTTTCATCCTATTCATACCGCACATCTGTTGATCTTAAG GACAAGTGGAGGAACCTACTAAAAGCTAGCTTTGCCCAGACTCCTCCAGATGATGGG TTGAACTCCCGGAAGCCTACTTCAATGCCCATCCCCGAATCAATTCTGCTAAGAGTAAGAGAGCTTGCTGAGATGAATGCACAGGTTCCTACAAGTATCAGCTCAACCAAACCAATAATGGGTAGTAGAAATTTGCACGAAACAAGATCTGGGTACTTGTAA